Proteins from a genomic interval of Kaistia defluvii:
- a CDS encoding FGGY-family carbohydrate kinase: protein MPHASLPKATIVLDIGKTNAKLALVDDETRAILAIRTTANEVLTEGLYPHFDVERIWKWILEGLAEFAGQAAVGCISTTTHGAAIAVTDGDDLVMPILDYEFKGPDSVAEAYRALRGAFWETLSPELPGGLNVGRQLFWQERTYPSAFGRAKTILFYPQYWVWRLTGVAVSEPTTLGCHTDLWNPEAGTFSRLADDRGWSKLFPPIVHPWDTAGTLLPALAARTGLPADCRVVAGIHDSNASLLPHVLRRRAPFSVISTGTWLILFAVGGSIADLDPARDCLANVDALGRAVPSARFMAGREYSLLTGDSKAVPTEAEIARVVNERIMALPSFAPGTGPFAFREGHWSHDPGSLTPGERIVAASLYCALTAETCLQLTGAAGPIVVEGPISRNALFLSALTSIVGRPVVARTDATGTTEGAALLAKGPEGVGPGLPDADPAPPFAHDLTAYATAWRETTE from the coding sequence ATGCCCCACGCTTCCCTCCCCAAGGCCACCATCGTCCTCGATATCGGAAAGACCAACGCCAAGCTGGCGCTGGTCGATGACGAGACGCGCGCGATCCTCGCGATCCGCACCACCGCCAACGAGGTCCTGACCGAGGGGCTGTACCCGCATTTCGACGTCGAACGGATCTGGAAATGGATCCTGGAGGGCCTGGCGGAATTCGCCGGCCAGGCGGCGGTCGGCTGCATCTCGACCACCACCCATGGCGCGGCGATCGCCGTCACCGACGGCGACGACCTCGTCATGCCGATCCTCGACTATGAGTTCAAGGGACCGGATTCCGTCGCCGAGGCCTACCGCGCCCTGCGCGGCGCGTTCTGGGAGACGCTGTCGCCGGAACTGCCGGGCGGCCTCAATGTCGGCCGGCAATTGTTCTGGCAGGAGCGGACCTATCCTTCCGCCTTCGGCCGAGCGAAGACGATCCTGTTCTATCCGCAATACTGGGTCTGGCGGCTGACCGGCGTCGCGGTCAGCGAGCCGACGACTTTGGGCTGCCATACCGACCTCTGGAACCCGGAGGCCGGCACCTTCTCGCGGCTCGCCGATGATCGCGGCTGGTCGAAACTGTTCCCGCCGATAGTGCATCCCTGGGACACCGCCGGCACGCTCCTGCCGGCACTCGCCGCCAGGACGGGCCTGCCGGCCGATTGCCGCGTTGTCGCCGGCATCCATGACAGCAATGCCAGCCTGCTGCCGCATGTCCTGCGTCGCCGCGCGCCGTTCTCGGTGATCTCGACCGGCACCTGGCTGATCCTGTTCGCCGTCGGCGGCTCGATCGCCGATCTCGACCCGGCGCGCGACTGCCTCGCCAATGTCGATGCGCTCGGCCGCGCGGTGCCCTCGGCCCGTTTCATGGCGGGACGCGAATATTCGCTGCTGACCGGGGATTCGAAGGCCGTTCCGACCGAGGCGGAGATTGCCCGCGTCGTGAACGAGCGGATCATGGCGCTGCCGTCCTTCGCGCCCGGCACAGGCCCCTTCGCCTTCCGCGAGGGGCATTGGAGCCACGATCCAGGGTCGCTGACGCCGGGCGAGAGGATCGTGGCGGCGAGCCTCTATTGCGCGCTGACCGCCGAGACCTGCCTGCAGCTGACAGGCGCCGCCGGCCCAATCGTCGTCGAGGGGCCGATCTCGCGCAACGCGCTGTTCCTGTCGGCGCTGACCAGCATCGTCGGCCGCCCCGTGGTCGCCCGCACCGACGCGACCGGCACGACCGAAGGCGCGGCGCTGCTCGCCAAGGGCCCGGAAGGCGTCGGCCCCGGCCTCCCCGACGCCGATCCCGCCCCGCCCTTCGCGCACGACCTCACGGCCTACGCGACCGCCTGGCGCGAGACGACGGAGTAA
- a CDS encoding glutamine synthetase family protein codes for MAGNLTLNELETAIADGTIDTVIVAFPDMQGRLVGKRFTGRFFLDSAINETHACNYLLTVDIDMEPVPGYKAASWEKGYGDFVLKPDISTLRRIPWLEGTALMLADVCDHHGEDLAHAPRSILKAQLKRLADRDMKAFFASELEFYAFDETTESASGKRWRGLKTMGDNIEDYQILQTTKNEPLLRAIRTGLMGAGIPIENSKGEWGPGQEEVNIRYAEALEMADWHVIMKNGIKEIAHLQNRAVTFMAKWRYDLAGSSSHIHSSLWDASGKKALFSDPKDPLGMSATMKSWLAGHLAHAGEMTAFLAPYINSYKRFQVGTFAPTKTVWSVDNRTAGFRVVGEGKSVRTECRIGGSDLNPYLAFSGLIAAGLHGIDEKLELEPAFAGDAYYAADLPEVPKTLRDAIAALDGSKVLRTALGDEVVEHYLHTARWEQHEYDRRVTDWELQRGFERY; via the coding sequence ATGGCCGGAAACCTGACGCTGAATGAGCTCGAGACGGCAATCGCCGACGGCACGATCGACACGGTGATCGTCGCCTTCCCCGACATGCAGGGTCGCCTCGTCGGCAAGCGCTTCACCGGCCGCTTCTTCCTCGACAGCGCCATCAACGAAACGCACGCCTGCAACTATCTGCTGACCGTCGACATCGATATGGAGCCGGTGCCCGGCTACAAGGCGGCGAGCTGGGAGAAAGGCTATGGCGATTTCGTCCTGAAGCCGGATATCTCGACGCTGCGCCGCATTCCCTGGCTCGAGGGCACGGCGCTGATGCTGGCCGATGTCTGCGACCACCATGGCGAGGACCTGGCGCACGCGCCACGCTCGATCCTGAAGGCCCAGCTGAAGCGGCTCGCCGACCGCGACATGAAGGCGTTCTTCGCCTCGGAACTCGAATTCTACGCCTTCGACGAGACGACCGAGAGCGCGAGCGGCAAGCGCTGGCGCGGCCTGAAGACGATGGGCGACAATATCGAGGATTACCAGATCCTCCAGACGACCAAGAACGAGCCGCTGCTGCGCGCCATCCGCACCGGCCTGATGGGCGCCGGCATCCCGATCGAGAACTCGAAGGGCGAATGGGGCCCGGGCCAGGAAGAGGTCAACATCCGCTATGCGGAAGCCCTCGAAATGGCCGACTGGCACGTCATCATGAAGAACGGCATCAAGGAGATCGCCCATCTCCAGAACCGCGCCGTCACCTTCATGGCGAAGTGGCGCTACGACCTCGCCGGCTCCTCGTCGCACATCCACTCCTCGCTCTGGGATGCCTCCGGCAAGAAAGCGCTGTTCTCCGATCCGAAGGACCCGCTCGGCATGTCGGCGACCATGAAATCCTGGCTCGCCGGCCACCTCGCCCATGCCGGCGAGATGACGGCCTTCCTTGCCCCCTACATCAACTCCTACAAGCGCTTCCAGGTCGGCACCTTCGCACCGACCAAGACCGTCTGGTCCGTCGACAACCGCACCGCCGGCTTCCGCGTCGTCGGCGAGGGCAAGTCGGTGCGCACCGAATGCCGCATCGGCGGCTCCGACCTGAACCCCTATCTCGCCTTCTCGGGCCTGATCGCGGCCGGCCTGCACGGCATCGACGAGAAGCTGGAGCTGGAACCGGCCTTCGCCGGCGACGCCTATTATGCCGCCGACCTGCCCGAGGTGCCGAAGACGCTGCGCGACGCGATCGCAGCGCTGGACGGGTCCAAGGTACTGCGGACGGCCCTGGGAGACGAGGTGGTCGAGCACTATCTGCACACCGCCCGCTGGGAGCAGCACGAATATGACCGCCGCGTCACGGATTGGGAGTTGCAGCGCGGCTTCGAGCGGTATTGA
- a CDS encoding class II aldolase/adducin family protein, translating into MTTHTDDAEFAALRQASALLGRDPLRTQAAGGNTSLKRDGVLWVKASGTWLAEAEEREIFLPVSLPPLLDAIQANDERAAKATDFVVADANPLGLRPSVETSVHAVLPQAVVLHIHCVETVAQVARADARDAIAARLDGLDGIVWSYVPYVKPGLPLAREIDAVSPAGTNVVLLGNHGLIVAAETVAEAVALIERVGTALAVPVRPAPAADIAALEALAEGSPYRLPTDPAAHATATDPARLAIAARGTLYPDHVVFLGSGTAVLAEGDTPSAVAERSALPPMLLAVPGKGVLIHREVLRGGDALARALADVTGRIEVDAPLRFLTVDEEQELVTWDAEIYRRSLAAAAKN; encoded by the coding sequence TTGACCACGCATACCGACGACGCTGAATTCGCCGCCCTTCGCCAGGCCTCCGCCCTGCTGGGGCGCGATCCGCTGCGCACGCAGGCGGCCGGCGGCAATACCTCGCTGAAGCGCGACGGCGTGCTCTGGGTCAAGGCGTCCGGCACCTGGCTCGCCGAGGCCGAGGAACGCGAGATCTTCCTGCCCGTCTCGCTGCCGCCGCTGCTCGACGCCATCCAAGCCAATGACGAGCGCGCCGCCAAGGCGACGGATTTCGTCGTCGCGGACGCCAATCCGCTGGGACTGCGCCCCTCGGTCGAAACCTCGGTGCATGCCGTGCTGCCGCAAGCCGTGGTGCTGCACATCCATTGCGTCGAGACGGTCGCCCAGGTCGCCCGCGCCGATGCGCGCGACGCCATCGCCGCCCGGCTGGACGGGCTCGACGGCATCGTCTGGTCCTATGTTCCCTATGTGAAGCCAGGCCTGCCGCTCGCGCGCGAGATCGACGCCGTGTCGCCGGCCGGCACCAATGTCGTGCTGCTCGGCAATCATGGCCTGATCGTCGCCGCCGAGACAGTGGCCGAGGCGGTCGCCTTGATCGAACGCGTCGGCACCGCGCTGGCGGTTCCCGTTCGCCCGGCCCCGGCCGCCGATATCGCCGCGCTGGAAGCACTGGCCGAGGGCTCGCCCTATCGCCTGCCGACCGACCCGGCGGCGCATGCCACCGCGACCGATCCCGCCCGCCTCGCCATCGCAGCGCGCGGCACGCTCTATCCCGATCACGTCGTGTTCCTCGGCAGTGGCACCGCGGTGCTGGCCGAAGGCGATACGCCCTCCGCCGTCGCCGAGCGTTCGGCGCTGCCGCCCATGCTGCTCGCCGTGCCTGGCAAGGGCGTGCTGATCCACCGCGAGGTGCTGCGCGGCGGCGACGCGCTCGCCCGCGCTTTGGCCGACGTGACCGGCCGGATCGAGGTCGACGCGCCGCTCCGCTTCCTCACGGTCGATGAGGAACAGGAGCTGGTGACGTGGGACGCCGAGATCTATCGCCGCTCGCTCGCCGCCGCCGCGAAGAACTGA
- a CDS encoding FGGY-family carbohydrate kinase — translation MPKAVAVLDIGKSNAKLALLDFDSRAVLAIRTRKNSVQPGPPYPHFDVDGIWEWFLEGLTEFAGQAEITAISTTTHGAAIAVLGENGLALPVLDYEHPGPDELADDYRLARGDFAEILSPDLPGGLNTGRQLFWMARRFPEEFAKATAIVPYPQYWVWRLTGKRVAEATSFGAHSDLWNGRGQTYSTLAETQGWTKLFPPRAAPWDTVGPVLPEIAELTGLSPDCRVVAGIHDSNASLLPHILGRTLPFTVISTGTWMISFAAGGSLDHLHPERGGLAYADAFARPVPSAMSMAGREFEILTDGKATEPSPAEIATVLGRKIMALPAFVAGNGPFGHRRGSWSVEPATLAPGERTAAASLYVALVAETCLTLTGAQGPVLIEGPFAKNRLFLSALSALVDRPVIGRPDATGTTEGAALLADGPDSSRKAAPDPMPAEPLGGDFAAYAAQWKEQAEA, via the coding sequence ATGCCCAAAGCCGTCGCCGTCCTCGACATCGGCAAGTCGAACGCCAAGCTGGCGCTGCTCGATTTCGACAGCCGCGCCGTGCTCGCCATCCGCACTCGCAAGAACAGCGTCCAGCCGGGACCGCCCTACCCGCATTTCGACGTCGACGGCATCTGGGAATGGTTTCTCGAGGGACTGACGGAATTTGCCGGCCAGGCCGAGATCACCGCGATCTCGACGACGACGCATGGCGCGGCGATCGCGGTGCTCGGCGAGAACGGCCTGGCGCTGCCGGTGCTGGACTACGAGCATCCCGGCCCCGACGAATTGGCCGACGACTACCGTTTGGCACGCGGCGACTTTGCCGAGATCCTGTCACCCGACCTGCCAGGCGGGCTCAATACCGGGCGGCAATTGTTCTGGATGGCGCGCCGCTTCCCGGAGGAATTCGCGAAAGCGACGGCGATCGTGCCCTATCCGCAATACTGGGTCTGGCGGCTCACCGGCAAGCGCGTCGCCGAGGCGACCTCGTTTGGCGCGCATAGCGACCTCTGGAACGGGCGTGGCCAGACCTATTCGACGCTCGCCGAGACGCAGGGCTGGACAAAGCTGTTCCCGCCCCGCGCCGCGCCCTGGGATACGGTTGGGCCCGTGCTGCCCGAGATCGCGGAGCTTACCGGCCTGTCCCCAGACTGCCGCGTCGTCGCCGGCATCCATGACTCGAACGCCAGCCTGCTGCCGCACATACTGGGCCGCACCCTGCCCTTCACCGTGATCTCGACCGGCACCTGGATGATCTCGTTCGCCGCCGGCGGCAGCCTCGACCATCTGCATCCCGAGCGCGGCGGCCTCGCCTATGCCGATGCCTTCGCGCGGCCGGTGCCTTCGGCCATGTCGATGGCGGGGCGCGAATTCGAGATCCTGACCGACGGCAAGGCGACCGAGCCGTCCCCGGCGGAGATCGCCACCGTCCTCGGGCGCAAGATCATGGCGCTGCCCGCCTTCGTCGCTGGCAATGGCCCGTTCGGCCATCGCCGGGGCAGTTGGTCGGTAGAGCCCGCGACGCTTGCGCCGGGCGAGCGCACGGCCGCCGCCAGCCTGTATGTCGCCCTCGTCGCCGAGACCTGCCTGACCCTCACCGGCGCGCAGGGTCCTGTGCTGATCGAAGGCCCGTTTGCCAAAAACCGACTGTTCCTGTCGGCGCTGTCGGCGCTGGTCGACCGGCCGGTGATCGGCCGTCCGGATGCGACCGGCACGACGGAAGGCGCCGCATTGCTGGCCGATGGCCCCGATTCCAGCCGCAAGGCCGCGCCGGACCCGATGCCTGCCGAACCGCTCGGCGGCGATTTCGCGGCATATGCAGCGCAGTGGAAAGAGCAAGCGGAAGCCTGA
- a CDS encoding autoinducer 2 ABC transporter substrate-binding protein, with the protein MLKRTLALAIGLSLGVSSAALAATWTGGDDLPTNPLACDGTAAAPVAKPYDGGEVTNQPDRKGKPIKVVDVPKLIGIGYFNATSKGIADAAKELGNVDAKTDGPTQANIDQQISFIDNYITSGVDGILFAANDPVAIAPVLKKALAAGINVVGYDANSEPNARQWFVNQAEFNGIAKSLVDNMAKEIGEDGSFAIVTSTFTTPNQARWISEMAAYQEKCHPKMKWLETVEAQEDNVLSFNQATTLINKHGADLKGIFGMTSVATPASAEAVTQAGQCGKVAVIGLATPNAMKPYVAKDCVKSVVLWNPVDLGYAAMYTLRAAADGDLKPGATSVKAGKLGELQVINGSEILLGAPYTFTKENINDFDF; encoded by the coding sequence ATGCTGAAGAGAACCCTAGCCCTGGCGATCGGACTGAGCCTCGGCGTGAGCAGTGCGGCCCTCGCCGCGACCTGGACCGGCGGCGACGACCTGCCGACCAACCCGCTCGCCTGCGACGGCACGGCCGCGGCTCCCGTCGCCAAGCCCTATGATGGCGGCGAAGTCACCAACCAGCCTGATCGCAAAGGCAAGCCGATCAAGGTCGTCGACGTGCCGAAGCTGATCGGCATCGGCTATTTCAATGCCACCTCGAAGGGCATTGCCGACGCCGCCAAGGAACTGGGCAATGTCGACGCCAAGACGGACGGCCCGACCCAGGCGAACATCGACCAGCAGATCTCGTTCATCGACAACTACATCACGTCGGGCGTCGACGGCATCCTGTTCGCCGCCAACGATCCCGTCGCGATCGCACCGGTGCTGAAGAAGGCGCTCGCCGCCGGCATCAACGTCGTCGGCTATGACGCCAACTCCGAGCCGAACGCCCGCCAGTGGTTCGTCAACCAGGCCGAGTTCAACGGCATCGCCAAGTCGCTGGTCGACAACATGGCGAAGGAAATCGGAGAGGACGGCTCGTTCGCCATCGTCACCTCGACCTTCACCACGCCGAACCAGGCGCGCTGGATCTCCGAGATGGCCGCCTATCAGGAGAAGTGCCATCCCAAGATGAAGTGGCTGGAGACGGTCGAGGCGCAGGAAGACAACGTCCTGTCCTTCAACCAGGCCACGACGCTGATCAACAAGCATGGCGCGGATCTCAAGGGCATCTTCGGCATGACCTCGGTCGCGACCCCGGCTTCCGCCGAGGCCGTCACCCAGGCCGGCCAGTGCGGCAAGGTCGCCGTCATCGGCCTCGCCACGCCGAACGCGATGAAGCCCTATGTCGCCAAGGATTGCGTCAAGTCGGTCGTGCTCTGGAACCCCGTCGATCTCGGCTACGCAGCAATGTACACGCTGCGCGCCGCCGCCGATGGCGACCTGAAGCCCGGCGCGACCTCGGTCAAGGCCGGCAAGCTCGGTGAACTCCAGGTGATCAACGGCTCCGAGATCCTGCTCGGCGCGCCCTACACCTTCACCAAGGAAAACATCAACGACTTCGACTTCTAG
- a CDS encoding MurR/RpiR family transcriptional regulator codes for MNSGNGASIAEQIRRDLGRLTPNERRAAHRLLAEYPMAGLDTAARFGEAAGVSAPTVLRMIAKLGFSSYGAFQDGLKQELAAQRATPLTKGGIRPAGDPLDAFALAAIANLRATAENVPREEFDAAVRLIADPRRPLHLLGGRFTDAIAAYMAAHLRVLRPHVQHIEGQPAAWFDRLLDIGKQDVIVLFDIRRYSDDLVVFAERAARQGARIILITDPWLSPISKVARHVLPAHVPAPSVWDSSAGLLLLAEALTAAVAEQSRVARDRLEALERLRRGE; via the coding sequence ATGAACAGCGGGAATGGGGCTTCGATCGCCGAGCAGATTCGGCGCGATCTCGGGCGGCTGACGCCAAATGAACGTCGCGCGGCGCATCGCCTGCTGGCCGAATATCCGATGGCGGGGCTCGATACGGCCGCCCGCTTCGGCGAGGCGGCGGGCGTCAGCGCGCCGACCGTGCTGCGGATGATCGCCAAGCTCGGCTTTTCCAGCTATGGCGCCTTCCAGGACGGGCTGAAGCAGGAACTGGCGGCGCAGCGCGCCACGCCCCTGACCAAGGGCGGCATCCGGCCGGCCGGCGATCCGCTCGATGCGTTCGCGCTGGCCGCGATCGCCAATCTCCGCGCCACGGCGGAGAACGTGCCGCGCGAGGAATTCGACGCCGCCGTGCGGCTGATCGCCGATCCCCGACGGCCGCTGCATCTGCTGGGCGGCCGTTTCACCGATGCGATCGCCGCCTATATGGCCGCGCATCTGCGCGTGCTGCGGCCGCATGTCCAGCATATCGAGGGCCAGCCGGCGGCCTGGTTCGACCGTCTGCTCGACATCGGCAAGCAGGACGTGATCGTCCTGTTCGACATCCGGCGCTATTCCGACGATCTCGTCGTCTTTGCCGAGCGTGCGGCCCGGCAGGGGGCGCGGATCATCCTGATCACCGATCCCTGGCTTTCGCCGATCTCCAAGGTCGCCCGCCATGTCCTGCCGGCGCATGTGCCGGCACCGTCGGTGTGGGATTCGAGCGCCGGCCTGCTGCTGCTCGCCGAGGCGCTGACGGCCGCCGTGGCCGAGCAGAGCCGCGTGGCCCGCGACCGGCTGGAAGCGCTGGAACGCCTGCGCCGGGGCGAGTGA
- a CDS encoding N-formylglutamate amidohydrolase: MADGLAGAADEAAAPLLASDEPPVVDLQDSAGGPFVFLCEHASNRLPKALGDLGLPAEALTRHIAWDPGAAAMTLGLAARLGGPAILQSYSRLVIDCNREPGLPDAITTLSEDTAIPGNQDLGPDARQQRVDAIWAPFHAAIDELVEARIAAGKPSVIVTLHSFTSVYRGVSRPWHVGIISSGERSFAEAMLSALRRDPALVVGDDEPYSARDNVDYTIRRHGFDRGLPHVMIEVRNDLVESATDVAAWVERLGDALLESAAALGLSPAQED; this comes from the coding sequence ATGGCGGATGGCTTGGCAGGCGCGGCAGACGAGGCGGCAGCACCCTTGCTCGCGAGCGACGAGCCGCCCGTGGTCGATCTCCAGGACAGCGCCGGCGGCCCCTTCGTCTTCCTTTGCGAACACGCCTCCAACCGCCTTCCGAAGGCGCTCGGCGACCTCGGCCTGCCGGCCGAGGCGCTGACGCGCCACATCGCCTGGGATCCCGGCGCGGCCGCGATGACGCTGGGCCTCGCCGCCCGGCTTGGCGGCCCGGCGATCCTGCAGAGCTATTCGCGCCTCGTCATCGACTGCAACCGCGAGCCGGGCCTGCCGGACGCGATCACCACGCTGTCGGAAGATACCGCGATCCCCGGAAACCAGGATCTCGGTCCGGATGCGCGGCAGCAGCGCGTCGACGCGATCTGGGCACCGTTCCACGCCGCGATCGACGAACTCGTCGAGGCGCGCATCGCAGCCGGGAAGCCCAGCGTGATCGTCACGCTGCATTCCTTCACGTCGGTCTATCGCGGCGTGTCGCGGCCCTGGCATGTCGGCATCATTTCCAGCGGCGAGCGCAGCTTTGCCGAGGCGATGCTGTCGGCGCTCCGGCGCGATCCCGCGCTGGTGGTCGGCGACGACGAGCCCTATTCGGCGCGCGACAATGTCGACTACACGATCCGCCGGCACGGCTTCGACCGCGGCCTGCCGCACGTCATGATCGAGGTTCGCAACGATCTCGTCGAGAGCGCCACCGATGTCGCGGCCTGGGTCGAGCGGCTGGGCGACGCGCTCCTCGAAAGTGCCGCCGCGCTCGGCCTTTCACCGGCGCAGGAAGACTAA
- a CDS encoding amino acid permease: MSHREGYSDSDKKADIHVLHSMGYAQELERRMSRFSNFAISFSIICILSGGINSLAQATSGAGGAGIGIGWPVGCLISGVFALAMAQISSAYPTAGGLYHWGSILGNRFTGWVTAWFNLLGLVTVLGAINVGTYYFFVGAFGPTFGWEDTTTSRVLFLTVLTGAQALINHMGIGLTAKLTDFSGYLIFVTAVALAIVCLAAAPSYDFARLFTFGNYSGQATMAADGTLTGAPVWPAVSGWWVFLLGLLLPIYTITGYDASAHTSEETVKAAHSVPRGMVMSVVWSAVFGYIMLCSFVLMLPNMDDAAKQGWNVFFWAMDVQVNPTIKVILYIAIFLSQFLCGLATVTSVSRMIFAFSRDGGLPASRALSKVSPKFRTPVAAIWTGAILAVLFVWGSSLVSIGDTPVYTIVVSCTVIFLFFSFVIPIVLGLFAYGTAKWPAMGPWNMGRGLFSLFAILSIISMVLIFFIGVQPPNEWALYITIGFLVLTAIIWLAFENRRFQGPPIGDVIAKRQAEIAAAEKAVGEI; this comes from the coding sequence ATGAGCCATCGCGAGGGGTATTCCGACAGCGACAAGAAGGCGGACATCCATGTCCTCCATTCCATGGGCTACGCGCAGGAGCTCGAACGGCGGATGAGCCGCTTCTCGAACTTCGCCATCTCGTTTTCGATCATCTGCATTCTCTCGGGCGGCATCAATTCGCTCGCCCAGGCGACGTCGGGCGCCGGCGGCGCCGGCATCGGCATCGGCTGGCCGGTCGGCTGCCTGATCTCGGGCGTCTTCGCGCTGGCGATGGCGCAGATCAGCTCCGCCTATCCGACCGCCGGCGGCCTCTATCACTGGGGCTCGATCCTCGGCAACCGCTTCACCGGCTGGGTCACCGCCTGGTTCAACCTGCTCGGCCTCGTCACCGTGCTCGGCGCCATCAATGTCGGCACCTATTACTTCTTCGTCGGCGCCTTCGGCCCTACCTTCGGCTGGGAAGACACGACGACCTCACGCGTGCTGTTCCTCACCGTGCTGACCGGCGCGCAGGCGCTGATCAACCACATGGGCATCGGCCTCACCGCCAAGCTCACCGACTTCTCCGGCTATCTGATCTTCGTCACCGCCGTGGCGCTCGCGATCGTCTGCCTCGCCGCCGCGCCGAGCTATGATTTCGCCCGGCTCTTCACCTTCGGCAACTATTCCGGCCAGGCGACGATGGCCGCCGACGGCACGCTGACCGGCGCGCCGGTCTGGCCGGCCGTGTCGGGCTGGTGGGTTTTCCTGCTCGGCCTGTTGCTGCCGATCTATACGATCACCGGCTACGACGCCTCGGCGCACACTTCCGAGGAGACCGTGAAGGCCGCCCACTCCGTGCCGCGCGGCATGGTGATGTCGGTCGTCTGGTCGGCCGTGTTCGGCTACATCATGCTGTGCTCGTTCGTGCTGATGCTGCCCAACATGGACGATGCCGCCAAGCAGGGCTGGAACGTCTTCTTCTGGGCGATGGACGTCCAGGTGAACCCGACGATCAAGGTCATCCTCTATATCGCGATCTTCCTCTCGCAGTTCCTCTGCGGCCTGGCGACGGTCACCTCGGTGTCGCGCATGATCTTCGCCTTCTCGCGCGATGGCGGCTTGCCGGCCTCGCGGGCGCTGTCCAAGGTGAGCCCGAAGTTCCGCACGCCAGTCGCGGCGATCTGGACCGGCGCGATCCTCGCGGTCCTGTTCGTCTGGGGCTCGTCGCTGGTCTCGATCGGCGACACGCCGGTCTATACGATCGTCGTCTCCTGCACGGTCATCTTCCTGTTCTTCTCCTTCGTCATCCCGATCGTGCTGGGCCTGTTTGCCTATGGCACGGCCAAATGGCCGGCGATGGGGCCGTGGAACATGGGGCGCGGGCTGTTCTCGCTGTTCGCGATCCTGTCCATCATCTCTATGGTGCTGATCTTCTTCATCGGCGTTCAGCCGCCGAACGAATGGGCGCTCTACATCACCATCGGCTTCCTGGTGCTGACGGCGATCATCTGGCTCGCCTTCGAGAACCGCCGCTTCCAGGGCCCGCCGATCGGCGACGTCATCGCCAAGCGGCAGGCCGAAATCGCCGCGGCGGAAAAGGCGGTTGGCGAGATCTGA
- the rhaM gene encoding L-rhamnose mutarotase encodes MLWSRGDVPRSVQEIPVQKYAFKMQLHPGQEAEYKRRHDEIWPELSALLKEAGVSDYSIHLDRETSTLFAVLWRTDDHGMDALPGHPVMQRWWAHMADIMASHPDNEPIATPLETVFHMP; translated from the coding sequence ATGTTATGGTCGCGCGGAGACGTCCCGCGATCCGTCCAGGAGATCCCCGTGCAGAAATACGCCTTCAAGATGCAGCTCCATCCGGGCCAGGAAGCGGAATACAAGCGCCGCCATGACGAGATCTGGCCGGAGCTTTCGGCCCTGCTGAAGGAAGCCGGCGTCTCGGACTATTCGATCCATCTGGACCGCGAGACCTCGACGCTGTTCGCCGTGCTCTGGCGCACCGACGATCACGGCATGGACGCCCTGCCCGGCCATCCGGTCATGCAGCGCTGGTGGGCGCATATGGCGGATATCATGGCGTCGCATCCGGATAACGAGCCGATCGCGACGCCGCTCGAAACCGTCTTCCACATGCCGTGA